The segment CGGCGATGCCGGCAGCCCAGACTATCGTATACACGTCGCCCGTCTGGCCTGCCACGAGGAGCGCGGTGGCCTGTACGACGAAGAGCCCCGCGCTGCTCGCCAGATCCAGCCGCTGACGCTCCATGATGTCGAATACCCGCGTCAGCGCCGAGGCCACAGAGGCCAGAAAGAGCCACGGCGCGAGAATCTGAAGAAATACGCCGGCCTCTCGCCACGGGGGGCCGAACACGACCGTCATCAGCTCGGGCCCCGCCACTACCAGCGCCAGCGTTGGGAAGAGCCCCATTGCGACCAGTCGCCCATACACGCGCGCCGTCAACGCGGCCAGGGTGCCACGCCGGATCGCTTCCGCGCCATCCACAAAAAAGACCTGAGAAGCGGCCCCGCCCAGTACGCTCAACGGTACCGCCAGCACGGCAAAGGCACGGCCGAAATAACCCACGGCGGCGGGGTCGGCGTAATAGGCCAGGACCAAAAACGGAAGCCGGGTGACGAGGGCATTGAGCAATGAAGAAGGCATCGAAAATAGCGGAAAACGCCGAAAACGACGCATCACCGCCCCGATTTTCTTCCATTGAAGCGCCCCGGGCAGGGTCTGCCAGCCGTTGTTGAACGCCAGCCCCACCCACACCATGGCGCTTACGCCCTGGCCGGCAAAAAAACCTCCTATCAACCCGCCCACGCCGGCATCCTTCATACCGCCGGCGAGCCGGACGGCCGTCGTGGCCATCGCCTGTCCGATCTGTCCCTGCGACAGGCTTCCAAATCGCCGTTTCCGGGTCAGCCACACTTCCGCAATCTTCCCCAGCCGCGCGAGAAACAGGGCCGGCGCCAACCAGATCGCCCATCCATACAGTCCGGCCCCCAGCACGGCATCGCCAATCAGCAGAGCGAACAGGGCCACCACCAGGCTAACGACGATCATCAGGATCAAGGCCAGCCACGTGACATGTAACGCCTCCTCGTCGCGCTCGGGCAACATCATGGCATCCTCGTAGCGGAGGGAGGCTACGGGGATCAACAGACTGAAGATCGACAGAAATAGATCAAGGCTGCCAAAGGCCTCCGGGCTGTACAGCCGTGCGAGGACGGGCTGGGCCAGGTATGCAATCGCCATCGCGCCCGCGCTTCCCGAGAGCAAGGTGCCCACCGATGCCCCAAAACTTCCTTTCCTGTGGGTTCGGCTCATGGCGCGTCGCCGGCCAGCTGGTAGAGATGCCAGGGTGGCGAGACGTGTACGAGTCGTGGTGGATCCACGCCGGGAGCGACTGGATGGAGAAGAGAGTCGGCCCAGGGGGATGTTCTCACGGCGTACACGAACCCGTATCGCTCGGCCCGCACGGCCAGGTCGGCCGGCGTCAAGGCATCGTACGCGGCGTCGAGCCGCGTTGTCAGTGTCGTATCGGTCCGCTCGGGGAGGACTATCGGCGCCATATCGAGCAGGCGCTCGAACCAGATCGCGATGTCGGCGTCGCGGTACGGAAAGGCTTTGTGGTTGACGACGATCGCACGCTGCGCGCCGGTCCGGAAAGACGACAGCGATGGGGGCGTCGCGAAGACGGCATTCGCCGGCGTAAATGCGCGCACCCAGGCTTCCATGGCCGCGCTCGGCGAACTGCGCTGGCTGAGCGGATGGATACGCTGCGAAAGTACGTTGATGCCGGCCAGATGCAGGCAACCGACCCCGACCAACAACAAGCCCAGGGCGCTGGCCTGCCAAATCGACCCCTCCAGCATCCGCTGCACTGTCCGTGCGACACGCGCCGGCAATCGCCACGCCACGGCTGCTGCCCCCCCGGTGACCAGCAACAGCTTGGCCGGCACCGTCAACATGAATAACTGAAGTTTGGCGATGCCGAGCAGATGCAGACGCTCCGTGGCCACATAGGCGCCCATATCGATGAGGACGATGGCAGCGAGCACGACGATCACCTTGCGCAATCGGGCGGGATCGACAAATGGCCTCGCCAGAAACCATCCCCCCAGCCCCCCGATGGCCAGCAGGCCAAACCGGACAAGTGATCGCTCCGAGAAGGAGTCAAAAAGATAATGATGGGGTATCCGGAAACGAGCCATGATGTAATAAAGATCGACGTCCGGCATGGCTTCGGCGGCAAACTGCTGGTAAAACAATGGCCCTAG is part of the Rhodothermales bacterium genome and harbors:
- a CDS encoding oligosaccharide flippase family protein encodes the protein MAIAYLAQPVLARLYSPEAFGSLDLFLSIFSLLIPVASLRYEDAMMLPERDEEALHVTWLALILMIVVSLVVALFALLIGDAVLGAGLYGWAIWLAPALFLARLGKIAEVWLTRKRRFGSLSQGQIGQAMATTAVRLAGGMKDAGVGGLIGGFFAGQGVSAMVWVGLAFNNGWQTLPGALQWKKIGAVMRRFRRFPLFSMPSSLLNALVTRLPFLVLAYYADPAAVGYFGRAFAVLAVPLSVLGGAASQVFFVDGAEAIRRGTLAALTARVYGRLVAMGLFPTLALVVAGPELMTVVFGPPWREAGVFLQILAPWLFLASVASALTRVFDIMERQRLDLASSAGLFVVQATALLVAGQTGDVYTIVWAAGIA
- a CDS encoding DUF6798 domain-containing protein, which gives rise to MSLTSPSEGSPLPAPAMPDAPPPPYLFLGLCLALYLTRFGYGYGMSDQDEFLPSLLHRMDPLLLGNDWFVQTQQAAFSVRTYFTLLLHGLALVLPLPLAVFFLYVVSWVGIAYGLFRLAERLSGRRLAGFIAVPALLLATPQWTLGGNDFAHSMLAPSMAAWALGLQGLAASMEDRRVAASVWMGVATWMQALVGLHLALLGAIVALLSPGRPIGTTARFIGVYALVAAPALGPLFYQQFAAEAMPDVDLYYIMARFRIPHHYLFDSFSERSLVRFGLLAIGGLGGWFLARPFVDPARLRKVIVVLAAIVLIDMGAYVATERLHLLGIAKLQLFMLTVPAKLLLVTGGAAAVAWRLPARVARTVQRMLEGSIWQASALGLLLVGVGCLHLAGINVLSQRIHPLSQRSSPSAAMEAWVRAFTPANAVFATPPSLSSFRTGAQRAIVVNHKAFPYRDADIAIWFERLLDMAPIVLPERTDTTLTTRLDAAYDALTPADLAVRAERYGFVYAVRTSPWADSLLHPVAPGVDPPRLVHVSPPWHLYQLAGDAP